One Neomonachus schauinslandi chromosome 9, ASM220157v2, whole genome shotgun sequence DNA segment encodes these proteins:
- the LOC110583929 gene encoding LOW QUALITY PROTEIN: heterogeneous nuclear ribonucleoprotein A3-like (The sequence of the model RefSeq protein was modified relative to this genomic sequence to represent the inferred CDS: inserted 1 base in 1 codon), translating into MEVKPPPGRPQPNSGRGHRHRRGEEGHDPKEPEQLRKLFIGGLSFETTDDSLREHFEKWGTLTNCVVMRDPQTKHSRGFGFVTYSCVEEMDAAMCARPHKVDGHVVEPKRAVSREHSVKPGAHLTAKKIFVGGIKKDTEEYNLRDYFEKYGKIETIEVVEDRQSGKKRGFAFVTFDDHDTVDKTVVQKYHTIYEHNCEVKKALSKQEMQSAGSQRGCGGGSGNFMGRGGNFGSGGNFGHGGNFGGREGYRGGGGGSRGSYGGGDGGYNGFGGDGGNYGDGPGYRRRGGDGGGGPGYGNQGGRYGGGGGGYDGYNEGGNFGGNYGGGGNYNDFGNYSGQQQSNXGPMKGGSFGGRSSGSPYGGGYGSGGGSGGYGSRRF; encoded by the exons ATGGAGGTAAAACCGCCGCCCGGTCGCCCCCAGCCTAACTCCGGCCGTGGCCACCGCCACCGCCGGGGGGAGGAGGGCCATGATCCAAAGGAACCAGAGCAGTTGAGAAAACTGTTTATTGGTGGTTTGAGCTTTGAAACTACAGATGATAGTTTaagagaacattttgaaaaatggggTACACTTACAAATTGTGTGGTGATGAGAGACCCCCAAACAAAACATTCCAGGGGTTTTGGTTTTGTGACTTACTCTTGTGTTGAAGAAATGGATGCAGCAATGTGTGCCCGACCACACAAGGTTGATGGGCATGTAGTGGAACCAAAGAGAGCTGTTTCTAGAGAGCATTCTGTAAAGCCTGGTGCCCATCTAACAGCGAAGAAAATTTTTGTTGGTGGTattaaaaaagatacagaagaataTAATTTGAGAGACTACTTTGAAAAATATGGCAAGATTGAAACCATAGAAGTTGTAGAAGACAGGCAgagtggaaaaaagagaggattTGCTTTTGTAACTTTTGATGATCATGATACAGTTGATAAAACTGTTGTTCAGAAATACCACACTATTTATGAGCATAACTGTGAAGTGAAAAAAGCCCTTTCTAAACAAGAAATGCAGTCTGCTGGATCACAAAGAGGTTGTGGAGGTGGATCTGGCAACTTCATGGGTCGTGGAGGAAACTTTGGAAGTGGTGGTAACTTTGGCCATGGTGGAAACTTTGGTGGAAGAGAAGGCTATCGTGGCGGAGGTGGTGGCAGCAGAGGTAGTTATGGAGGAGGTGATGGTGGATATAATGGATTTGGAGGTGATGGTGGCAACTATGGTGATGGTCCTGGTTATAGACGTAGAGGAGGCGATGGTGGTGGTGGACCAGGATATGGAAACCAAGGAGGCAGAtatggaggtggtggtggaggataTGATGGTTACAAtgaaggaggaaattttggaggtAACTATGGTGGTGGTGGGAACTATAATGATTTTGGAAATTATAGTGGACAACAGCAATCAA TAGGGCCCATGAAGGGGGGCAGTTTTGGTGGAAGAAGCTCGGGCAGTCCCTATGGTGGTGGTTATGGATCTGGTGGTGGAAGTGGTGGATATGGTAGCAGAAGGTtctaa